In the genome of Microthrixaceae bacterium, one region contains:
- a CDS encoding polyketide synthase dehydratase domain-containing protein, producing the protein MPDRPGWPDGPDDGIAIVGMACLYPGAPDLATYWANITSGVDAISEVPANRWDPVFYDPDAKGADRFYCNRGGFVDHLVTFDPLAFGIMPVAMETAEPDQLIALGAAAAALADSGDVHQRVDPRRVAVILGRGGYLGDGVARLDQRVRTAQQLVETLRSLMPSLDEDRIQAVKAEFQDRLGPERPEGSIGLVPNLAASRIANRFDFQGPAYTVDAACASSLIAVDQAVDQLRSGRADVVLAGGVHHCHDLTLWSVFSQLRALSPSGAIRPFSEVADGILVGEGTGIVVLKRLADAQRDGDRIYAVVAGTGVASDGRDASLMSPRPEGQVLAVEAAWRASGLDPAEVGLIEAHGTATPVGDRTELDTLRTVFGAPSSASSAKAGLGSVKSMIGHAMPAAGAAGLIKAALAVYHGVLPPTLHVEEPAAAVAETRFRLISQAEPWAGDDRRLAGVNAFGFGGINAHVVLAEPPGLRGGAASPVIAGRPVSGSDAATSRVGEAPEDVLLLAGVDAADLLAQLDGWVPGQPTLTVPVGGPARLAVVAPDERRLTLARKVLERGTAFRGRNDVWFDPDGLVTAGGKVAFVFPGVEPVFEPRVDDVADLFEMTWEGLDADLTGLHSQGRGIVAVGRLLADALGRLGIRPDAVAGHSLGEWTGQIVSGMIPDESVEEFLGSLRPGSVEVSDVVFVALGAGADMAAEVVAGLSDAHVSHDNCPHQSVVCAPEVTVAEILARAKAAKVLAQVLPFRSGFHSPLFAPHVAALADQFGTIPVVAATVPMWSATSVAPYPDDPDQARTLAGRHLVEPVRFRELAEALVDDGVRVFVQVGTGSLTGFLDDTLRDHDVLTISANVAKQTGIGQLRRVAAALWSSGVDVDFAPLGHQLDPAGQGHVSSGAASESVGASPGGSSGPRPTVGLPLVLGSTLIRDLSPLAITVSGAGEVSDGGTGIDDLGWPTADSAGSPLAGTAMGSAELLAEMRAALGEAGAAARAVLDAAANPALRRPAPVTGARRPGATGAPSANVAATGGTDGATRGSVPAETAASIGGGGSTGAASASGPDAPVTSREVTWELSVTDQPWWRDHSFYEQPAGWHCIEDEFPLVPMTGIIEMLAAEAQALVPGSVVLSVESIRAFRWLAVEPPTSVTVKVAVDAAATAAAPPGTTVVKASVDGHARAIVHLAADWPAAPAPEARPVTGHIEVPVAPERIYVERHLFHGPEYQGLAELTFGADGATGVLVAGSAPGALLDNAGQVFGLWMASAVDRDRLVLPTSIDSMTFYGPLPEPGSRVGCVVNCTSLTDQTVRADLELTVDGQVWCRIDGWEDRRFQSNDRLFMVLRKPQVTPLAEPQPEGWVMVREGWPDSASRDVVMRRFLGQAERDDYFARNPNVQRTWLLGRIAAKDAVRTLLWSEGTGPVFPVEISVANDADGRPTVTGPGVDDVVVSIAHTAGIGVALAAVGTDVGIDIELVEPRPASFEATALTPAERDLLAAGPPSERDRTITRWWAAKEAAAKADGTGMDGRPRDFEVSQDHGDRVRIGNRVIATRTVTNPAAPDGPAQPQEHVVAWTLIEPRDD; encoded by the coding sequence GTGCCTGACCGGCCCGGCTGGCCTGACGGTCCCGACGACGGCATCGCCATCGTGGGCATGGCCTGCCTCTACCCCGGCGCGCCCGACCTGGCCACCTACTGGGCCAACATCACCAGCGGGGTGGATGCCATCTCGGAGGTACCGGCCAACCGCTGGGATCCGGTGTTCTACGACCCCGACGCCAAAGGTGCCGACCGCTTCTACTGCAACCGCGGTGGCTTCGTGGATCACCTGGTCACCTTCGATCCCCTGGCCTTCGGCATCATGCCGGTGGCCATGGAGACGGCCGAACCCGACCAGCTCATCGCCCTCGGTGCTGCGGCTGCGGCCCTGGCCGACTCCGGAGACGTCCACCAGCGGGTCGACCCGCGGCGGGTGGCGGTGATCCTGGGCCGAGGTGGATACCTGGGTGACGGTGTGGCCCGCCTCGACCAACGGGTGCGCACCGCCCAGCAGTTGGTGGAGACGCTGCGATCGCTGATGCCGAGCTTGGACGAGGACCGGATCCAGGCGGTGAAGGCCGAGTTCCAGGACCGCCTCGGTCCCGAACGCCCCGAGGGGTCGATCGGGCTGGTGCCGAACCTGGCGGCGTCGCGCATCGCCAACCGCTTCGACTTCCAGGGCCCGGCCTACACGGTGGACGCCGCCTGTGCCTCCTCGTTGATCGCCGTGGATCAGGCCGTGGACCAACTTCGCTCCGGGCGGGCTGATGTGGTGCTGGCGGGCGGGGTCCACCATTGCCACGACCTGACCTTGTGGAGCGTGTTCTCCCAACTTCGGGCCCTGTCGCCCAGCGGCGCGATCCGTCCGTTCAGTGAGGTCGCCGACGGAATCCTGGTCGGCGAGGGAACGGGGATCGTGGTGCTCAAACGCCTGGCCGACGCTCAACGGGACGGGGACCGGATCTACGCCGTGGTGGCGGGCACCGGCGTGGCCAGCGACGGTCGCGACGCCAGCCTGATGAGCCCCCGGCCCGAGGGGCAGGTGCTGGCGGTGGAGGCGGCGTGGCGGGCCAGCGGACTGGACCCCGCCGAGGTCGGGCTCATCGAAGCTCACGGCACCGCCACCCCGGTGGGGGATCGCACCGAGCTCGACACCCTGCGCACCGTGTTCGGAGCGCCGTCGTCGGCCTCGTCGGCCAAGGCCGGTCTGGGATCGGTGAAGTCGATGATCGGCCACGCCATGCCCGCGGCCGGGGCCGCCGGTCTCATCAAGGCGGCGTTGGCGGTGTACCACGGGGTGCTGCCCCCGACCCTGCACGTGGAGGAGCCGGCCGCAGCCGTGGCCGAAACCCGATTCCGTCTGATCTCACAGGCCGAGCCCTGGGCCGGGGACGACCGCCGCCTGGCTGGGGTCAACGCCTTCGGTTTCGGAGGCATCAACGCCCACGTGGTCCTGGCCGAACCCCCCGGACTGCGTGGAGGCGCGGCATCACCGGTCATCGCCGGTCGCCCTGTTTCTGGTTCGGACGCTGCTACCAGCCGGGTAGGCGAAGCCCCAGAGGACGTGCTGTTGCTGGCGGGTGTCGACGCCGCCGACCTGTTGGCCCAGCTCGACGGCTGGGTTCCCGGCCAACCAACGCTGACCGTCCCCGTCGGTGGGCCGGCCCGCCTGGCCGTGGTGGCACCCGACGAACGACGCCTGACCTTGGCTCGCAAGGTGCTGGAACGGGGTACCGCCTTCCGGGGCCGCAACGACGTGTGGTTCGACCCCGACGGTCTGGTCACCGCCGGCGGCAAGGTGGCGTTCGTGTTCCCCGGGGTCGAGCCGGTTTTCGAGCCTCGCGTCGACGACGTCGCCGACCTCTTCGAGATGACCTGGGAAGGGCTCGACGCCGACCTGACCGGCCTCCACTCCCAGGGCCGGGGCATCGTGGCGGTCGGTCGCCTCCTGGCCGATGCCCTGGGCCGGCTCGGGATCCGTCCCGACGCCGTGGCCGGACACAGCCTGGGGGAGTGGACCGGCCAGATCGTCTCGGGGATGATCCCCGACGAGTCGGTGGAGGAGTTCCTCGGATCGTTGCGGCCCGGTTCGGTCGAGGTGTCAGACGTGGTGTTCGTGGCGTTGGGTGCGGGGGCCGACATGGCCGCCGAGGTGGTCGCGGGTCTGAGCGACGCCCACGTCTCTCACGACAACTGCCCGCACCAGTCGGTGGTGTGCGCCCCCGAGGTCACTGTGGCCGAGATCCTGGCTCGAGCCAAGGCGGCCAAGGTGCTGGCCCAGGTGCTTCCGTTCCGGTCCGGGTTCCACTCCCCGCTGTTCGCGCCCCACGTGGCCGCGCTGGCCGACCAGTTCGGGACCATTCCGGTCGTCGCCGCCACGGTACCGATGTGGTCTGCCACCAGCGTGGCGCCCTACCCCGATGACCCCGACCAGGCCCGGACCCTCGCCGGGCGTCACCTGGTCGAACCGGTGCGGTTCCGGGAACTGGCCGAGGCGCTGGTCGACGACGGCGTGCGGGTCTTCGTACAGGTCGGTACCGGCAGCCTCACCGGTTTCCTCGACGACACCCTTCGGGACCACGACGTGCTGACCATCTCGGCCAACGTGGCCAAGCAGACCGGGATCGGTCAGCTCCGCCGGGTGGCGGCCGCGCTGTGGAGCTCGGGGGTGGACGTCGACTTCGCGCCCCTCGGCCACCAGTTGGACCCCGCCGGTCAGGGTCATGTCTCTTCCGGTGCTGCCTCCGAGTCAGTAGGGGCGTCTCCCGGCGGTTCGTCCGGGCCGCGGCCTACCGTCGGTCTTCCCCTGGTGTTGGGTTCGACACTGATCCGTGACCTGTCCCCGCTCGCCATCACCGTGTCCGGAGCCGGAGAAGTCAGCGATGGTGGGACGGGTATCGACGATCTTGGGTGGCCGACCGCCGATTCGGCCGGGTCGCCCTTGGCCGGCACCGCGATGGGATCGGCCGAGTTGCTGGCCGAGATGCGGGCCGCGCTGGGCGAGGCCGGGGCCGCGGCCCGAGCGGTGCTGGACGCCGCGGCGAACCCCGCCCTCCGTCGCCCGGCACCGGTCACCGGGGCAAGACGCCCGGGTGCGACGGGCGCGCCGTCGGCCAACGTTGCCGCCACCGGCGGTACCGACGGTGCAACACGTGGGTCGGTTCCCGCCGAGACCGCTGCATCCATCGGAGGGGGCGGATCTACCGGCGCCGCGTCGGCCTCCGGTCCAGACGCTCCAGTGACGTCGCGGGAGGTCACCTGGGAGCTGTCGGTCACCGACCAACCGTGGTGGCGGGATCACTCGTTCTACGAACAACCGGCCGGATGGCACTGCATCGAAGACGAGTTCCCGCTGGTACCCATGACCGGCATCATCGAGATGCTGGCGGCCGAGGCGCAGGCCCTGGTCCCAGGGTCGGTAGTGCTCAGCGTGGAGTCGATACGGGCGTTCCGGTGGTTGGCCGTGGAACCGCCGACGTCGGTGACGGTCAAGGTGGCGGTCGACGCCGCGGCAACCGCGGCGGCCCCGCCGGGCACCACGGTGGTGAAGGCTTCGGTTGACGGCCATGCCCGGGCCATCGTCCACCTGGCCGCCGACTGGCCCGCCGCGCCCGCTCCGGAGGCCCGACCGGTCACCGGCCACATCGAGGTCCCGGTTGCTCCCGAGCGGATCTACGTCGAGCGCCACCTGTTCCACGGCCCCGAGTACCAGGGTCTGGCCGAGCTCACCTTCGGGGCTGACGGCGCCACCGGCGTCCTGGTGGCCGGCTCCGCGCCTGGCGCCCTGCTCGACAACGCCGGGCAGGTGTTCGGCCTATGGATGGCTTCTGCGGTGGATCGTGACCGTCTGGTGCTTCCCACCTCGATCGACTCCATGACGTTCTACGGCCCGCTGCCCGAACCGGGCTCGAGGGTCGGGTGCGTGGTCAACTGCACTTCGCTGACCGACCAGACGGTTCGGGCCGACCTCGAGCTCACCGTTGACGGGCAGGTGTGGTGTCGGATCGATGGGTGGGAGGACCGCCGGTTCCAGAGCAACGATCGCCTGTTCATGGTGTTGCGCAAACCCCAGGTGACTCCGCTGGCCGAACCCCAGCCCGAGGGTTGGGTGATGGTGCGCGAGGGCTGGCCCGACTCGGCGTCGCGCGACGTGGTGATGCGCCGTTTCCTGGGCCAGGCCGAACGGGACGACTACTTCGCTCGCAACCCCAACGTCCAGCGGACCTGGTTGCTGGGCCGCATCGCGGCCAAGGACGCGGTCCGTACGCTGTTGTGGTCCGAGGGGACGGGCCCGGTGTTCCCGGTCGAGATCTCCGTTGCCAACGACGCCGATGGCCGACCGACCGTGACCGGACCGGGAGTGGACGACGTGGTGGTGTCGATCGCTCACACCGCCGGGATAGGTGTGGCGCTCGCCGCGGTCGGGACCGACGTGGGCATAGACATCGAGCTGGTCGAGCCGCGTCCCGCGTCGTTCGAGGCGACGGCCCTCACCCCCGCCGAGCGGGACCTGTTGGCGGCCGGTCCGCCTTCCGAGCGGGACCGCACCATCACCCGCTGGTGGGCGGCCAAGGAGGCCGCGGCCAAAGCCGACGGCACCGGGATGGATGGACGGCCGCGAGACTTCGAGGTGTCCCAAGACCACGGTGACCGGGTCCGCATCGGGAACCGAGTCATCGCCACCCGGACCGTCACCAACCCCGCGGCGCCTGACGGCCCCGCCCAACCGCAGGAGCACGTCGTTGCCTGGACACTCATCGAGCCCCGAGATGACTGA
- a CDS encoding IS3 family transposase, with translation MGPKVRAIWKKNYSVYGRRKMAVAVRKAGIDIGRDQVARLMKAEGISGQSSEEAFHHPRRSGRDPGPGSGETELHRDRTRSVVGCGFHVLLDMVWDRVRGVCCRRVLPAHRRLESSAHHARRPRRGCAEHGRLDPAGHRPRRADLPQRRRLPGQYTSITYTDRIDEIGATPSIGTIGDSFDNAMAESVNALYKTELHRNPAVLAANGGHWKGLEDLELATCGWVSWFNEDRIHGELDDRSQAEVEAAHCRSRGQADAALTNQTHRAPVKPSPNQSDRSKRDINGIRASQSR, from the coding sequence ATGGGCCCGAAGGTCCGGGCGATCTGGAAGAAGAACTACTCGGTGTACGGCCGCCGCAAGATGGCCGTCGCCGTTCGTAAGGCCGGCATCGACATCGGCCGTGACCAGGTCGCACGCCTGATGAAAGCTGAGGGCATCAGCGGCCAGTCGAGCGAAGAAGCGTTTCACCACCCACGCCGATCCGGCCGCGACCCGGGCCCCGGATCTGGTGAAACGGAACTTCACCGCGACCGCACCCGATCAGTTGTGGGTTGCGGATTTCACGTACTGCTCGACATGGTCTGGGATCGTGTACGTGGCGTTTGTTGTCGACGTGTTCTCCCGGCGCATCGTCGGCTGGAAAGCAGCGCGCACCATGCACGCCGACCTCGTCGTGGATGCGCTGAACATGGCCGCCTGGACCCGGCGGGGCACCGACCTCGCCGGGCTGATCTGCCACAACGACGCCGGCTCCCTGGGCAGTACACATCCATCACCTACACCGACCGCATCGACGAGATCGGAGCGACGCCCTCCATAGGCACCATCGGCGACAGTTTCGATAATGCGATGGCCGAATCGGTGAACGCCCTCTACAAGACCGAACTGCACCGAAACCCTGCCGTGCTCGCCGCCAACGGCGGGCACTGGAAAGGGCTCGAGGACCTCGAACTCGCCACCTGTGGGTGGGTGTCCTGGTTCAACGAGGACCGCATCCACGGCGAGCTCGACGACCGCTCCCAGGCAGAGGTCGAAGCCGCCCACTGCCGTTCACGCGGTCAGGCCGATGCGGCCCTGACAAATCAAACCCACCGAGCACCCGTCAAACCCAGTCCGAATCAATCTGACCGCTCCAAACGCGACATCAATGGTATTCGCGCGTCGCAGTCCAGATGA
- a CDS encoding alpha/beta hydrolase, which yields MPHVEANGLRFHVQVLKPADTTTPGGPAATRPKVVMLHGLVIDNLSSWYYTIASAVALHADVYLVDLRGHGRSDMPATGYTVADNVDDLDALLEQWGIDEPVHLFGNSFGGVVSLAFAHRHPDRVASLFLIEAHFAVEGWGEHMAGSLALAAFGLDETAVQDWLAENADRKLSRLAKRSERFLMETSLIDDLQAEPPIAWLDQITCPTYAMYGSESDILDRARELEAKVPGCELEIVEGCSHSLLTEQSALVRERALAWIGRFTTMAGRDSVGAGGSRPDPSGEG from the coding sequence GTGCCCCACGTCGAGGCCAACGGCCTGCGTTTCCACGTCCAGGTCCTCAAACCCGCCGACACCACCACCCCCGGCGGGCCGGCGGCGACCCGGCCCAAGGTGGTGATGCTGCACGGGCTGGTGATCGACAACCTGTCGAGCTGGTACTACACGATCGCGTCGGCGGTGGCCCTCCATGCCGACGTGTACCTGGTCGACCTGCGGGGTCACGGCCGCAGCGACATGCCCGCCACCGGCTACACCGTGGCCGACAACGTCGACGACCTGGACGCCCTGCTCGAACAGTGGGGGATCGACGAGCCGGTCCACCTGTTCGGCAACAGCTTCGGCGGGGTGGTGTCGTTGGCCTTCGCCCACCGTCATCCCGACCGGGTGGCCAGCCTGTTCCTGATCGAAGCCCACTTCGCGGTGGAGGGCTGGGGCGAGCACATGGCCGGCAGCCTGGCGCTGGCCGCGTTCGGCCTGGACGAAACGGCAGTGCAGGACTGGCTGGCCGAGAACGCCGACCGCAAGCTGTCGCGCCTGGCCAAGCGTTCCGAGCGGTTCCTGATGGAGACGTCGCTGATCGATGACCTCCAGGCCGAGCCCCCGATCGCCTGGTTGGACCAGATCACCTGCCCGACCTACGCCATGTACGGCAGCGAGTCCGACATCTTGGACCGGGCCCGTGAGCTGGAGGCCAAGGTGCCCGGCTGTGAGTTGGAGATAGTGGAAGGTTGCAGCCACTCGCTGCTAACCGAGCAGTCGGCCCTGGTACGAGAACGGGCGCTGGCCTGGATCGGGCGATTCACCACCATGGCTGGTCGGGACAGCGTCGGGGCTGGTGGCTCGCGCCCTGACCCCTCCGGCGAGGGCTGA
- a CDS encoding acyl carrier protein: MTDAAAPDGVTAESVLAEMERILVDVVGEDLLLDGPIAMDTSFDADLQLESIEFVALSEQLLVTYGERVDFVTWLAGMELDDIIALTVGDVVGFVVSSLGG, from the coding sequence ATGACTGACGCCGCCGCCCCCGATGGGGTCACCGCCGAGTCGGTCCTGGCCGAGATGGAACGCATCTTGGTAGACGTGGTGGGTGAGGACCTGCTGCTCGATGGGCCGATCGCCATGGACACGTCCTTCGATGCCGACCTCCAACTGGAGAGCATCGAGTTCGTGGCGTTGTCCGAACAGCTTCTGGTCACCTACGGCGAGAGGGTCGATTTCGTGACCTGGTTGGCGGGCATGGAGCTCGACGACATCATCGCCCTGACCGTCGGTGACGTGGTCGGGTTCGTGGTCTCCTCACTCGGCGGCTGA
- a CDS encoding glycosyltransferase, protein MTRFLFVVPPFTGHVNPTVPVAKFLAERGHEVAWCGLPGTVEHLLPAGATFLPATSQEVADHVAAAGERRPDLRGAAAFKFLQEEVLLPLAGAMVDGVDAAVDQFGPDVLVVDQQALAGAVVARRRGLVWATSATTSGELVDPLEGLPLVAAAMHRLRVDLQVAHGIPVDQAEVGDLRLSPHLVVAYTTEALTGPVSLDVPVAFVGPSTLGRPDTDDFDWDLLAPDMPTVLVSLGTLNAEVGGRFFTAAAEACRDQPWQAVFVAPPELVPDPPPNVVVRTRIPQLAVLARCDAVVSHAGHNTVCESLAAGLPLVVAPIRDDQPVVADQVVNAGAGVRVKFTRVRAEALREVIHHALTDPDLRSAARRIADSFTTAGGAPAAADALESLQPDPANIG, encoded by the coding sequence GTGACCCGCTTCCTATTCGTGGTGCCCCCCTTCACCGGCCATGTGAACCCGACCGTCCCGGTGGCGAAGTTCCTCGCCGAACGGGGCCACGAGGTGGCCTGGTGTGGGCTGCCGGGCACGGTCGAGCACCTCCTCCCGGCGGGAGCGACCTTTCTGCCCGCCACATCTCAGGAGGTTGCCGACCACGTGGCCGCGGCGGGGGAGCGTCGCCCCGACCTGCGGGGGGCCGCCGCCTTCAAGTTCCTCCAGGAGGAGGTGCTGCTGCCACTGGCCGGGGCCATGGTCGACGGAGTCGATGCCGCCGTCGACCAGTTCGGGCCCGACGTGTTGGTGGTGGACCAGCAGGCCCTGGCCGGGGCGGTGGTGGCGCGGCGCCGAGGGCTGGTGTGGGCCACGTCGGCCACCACATCAGGGGAACTGGTCGATCCCCTCGAAGGCTTGCCCCTGGTGGCGGCCGCTATGCACAGGCTCCGCGTCGATCTTCAGGTGGCCCACGGCATCCCCGTCGACCAGGCCGAAGTCGGCGATCTCCGCTTGTCGCCCCATCTGGTGGTGGCCTACACAACCGAGGCCTTGACCGGACCGGTGTCCCTGGATGTCCCGGTGGCCTTCGTCGGCCCTTCCACCCTCGGCCGCCCCGATACCGACGACTTCGATTGGGACCTCCTGGCCCCGGACATGCCGACGGTGCTGGTGTCGTTGGGGACCCTGAACGCCGAGGTGGGCGGAAGGTTCTTTACCGCCGCGGCCGAGGCCTGTCGAGATCAGCCGTGGCAGGCCGTGTTCGTTGCCCCGCCCGAACTGGTGCCCGACCCCCCGCCCAATGTGGTCGTTCGGACCCGTATCCCCCAGTTGGCGGTGCTGGCCCGGTGTGATGCGGTGGTCTCCCACGCCGGCCACAACACGGTGTGTGAGAGCCTGGCCGCCGGGCTGCCGTTGGTGGTGGCCCCCATCCGAGACGATCAACCGGTGGTAGCCGACCAGGTGGTGAATGCCGGAGCCGGAGTGAGGGTCAAGTTCACCCGGGTCCGAGCCGAGGCCTTACGAGAAGTGATCCACCACGCCCTGACCGACCCCGACTTACGTTCCGCAGCAAGACGAATAGCAGACTCCTTCACCACCGCCGGAGGAGCCCCAGCCGCAGCCGACGCATTGGAAAGCCTGCAGCCCGACCCAGCAAACATCGGATAG